The following is a genomic window from Serratia ficaria.
GGCTACCAGGCCGGCGCGCTGGGGGTGGATACGCTGATCGCCGCGGTGCCGGAAATGCAGAAAATCGCGCGGGTGGACGGCGAGCAAATCGCCAATATCGGCAGCGAGAACATGACCAGCGAGATATTGCTCACGCTGTCGAAGCGGGTCAACGCGCTGCTGGCGCGCGACGATGTCGATGGCGTGGTGATCACCCACGGGACGGATACCCTCGACGAGTCGCCGTACTTCCTTAACCTGACGGTGAAAAGCGACAAGCCGGTGGTGTTCACCGCCGCCATGCGCCCGGCCACCGCCATCAGCGCCGACGGCCCGATGAACCTGCTGGATGCCGTTACCGTGGCGGCCGACAAGCGCGCCGCCGGGCGCGGCGTCATGGTGGTGCTGAACGATCGCATCGGCTCCGCGCGCTTCACCAGCAAAACCAACGCCACCACCCTGGACACCTTCAAAGCGCCGGAAGAAGGCTATCTGGGCGCGATCGTCGGCGGCAAGCCGTATTTCGAAACCCGGGTGGACAAGATCCACACCCAACGCTCGGTGTTCGACGTGCGCAACCTCAGCGCCCTGCCGAAGGTCGACATCATTTACGGCTATCAGGACGATCCGGAGTACATGTATGACGCCGCCATCGCCCATAAGGTCGACGGCATTGTCTACGCCGGCACCGGCGCCGGATCGGTTTCGGTACGCAGTTCGGCCGGCATCAAAAAGGCCGAAAAGGCCGGCGTCACCGTGGTGCGCGCCAGCCGCACCGGCGGCGGCATCGTGCCGGAAGACGCCGGCCAGCCCGGCCTGGTTTCCGACTCGCTCAACCCCGCCAAGGCGCGCATTCTGCTGATGCTGGCGCTGACCAAAACCCACAATCCGCAGGTGATCCAGGACTACTTCCACGCCTACTGATGCGGCCAACCCGGTTTAACGCTTCAGGTCACGGTTCCTTATCTTGGTCAGGCGTCGCCGCCTGACCGCTGCTACCTTCAATAAAGCGCCGAAAAAGCGCTAAGCCTCTGTTTAAAAATAATTAGTTTAATTCACCTGATAATTGAATAACGCTGAAAGGATCTTCTATGTCTGTTGGCTTATTGAAAACGATAGCTCTGAGCGTGGCGCTCGCCTGCGCCGTTCCCGCCGCCTGCGCCGCCGACCTGACCGCCGGCGCGGTCGCCGCTCCCGATGAATACGCGGCCAAGGTCGCCGCGCAAACGCTGCAGGCCGGCGGCAACGCGGTCGACGCGGCGGTCGCCGTCGCCTTCACCCTGGCGGTCACCTATCCGGAGGCCGGCAATATCGGCGGCGGCGGTTTCATGACGCTGTACGTCGACGGCAAACCCTACTTCCTCGACTACCGCGAGGTCGCCCCGAAAGCCGCCGGCAAAACCATGTACCTGAACGAGAAAGGCGAAGTGATTGAAAATCTCAGCCTGGTCGGCAGCCGCGCCGCCGGGGTGCCCGGCACCGTGCTGGGGCTGTGGGAAGCGCATCGGCGCTTCGGCAAGCTGCCGTGGCCCGAACTGCTGACCCCGGCCATCGGCTATGCGCGACAAGGCTTTAAGGTGGCCGATCAGCAATACCAATACCGCGAGGACGCCAACAAGCTGTTCGCCGGCAAAACCAACTTTGGCGACTACTTCGGCAGCATGAAACCCGGCTCGGTGTTCAAACAGCCGGAGCTGGCCAAAACCCTCGAACGCATCGCCAACAAAGGCGCCGAAGACTTTTATCGGGGGGACACCGCCAGGCTGCTGGTGGCGCAGATGCAGCGCGACGGCGGCCTGATCACCCAACAGGACTTGAACGATTACCGGGTGAAATGGCGCCAGCCGATGCAGATCAGCTGGCGCGGCAACACCCTCTATACCGCCCCGCTGCCGAGCTCCGGCGGTATTGCGTTGGCGCAGCTGCTGGGCATTAAGGAAGATCGCGCCGCCGATTTCAACGGCGTGGAGCTGAACTCGGCGCGCTATATCCACCTGCTGGCGGAAATAGAAAAGCGGGTATTTGCCGATCGCGCCGATTACCTCGGCGATCCGGACTTTGCCAAGGTGCCCGAAGCGCAGCTGATCGCCCCCGACTACCTGAAAAAACGCGCCGCCGAGATCAATCCGACGGCGATCTCCCCGACCGAGAAGGTCCGCCCCGGACTGGAAACGCACCAGACCACCCACTTCTCGATCGTCGACGCCGCCGGCAACGCGGTCAGCAATACCTATACCCTCAATTGGGACTTCGGCAGCGGCGTGGTGGTCAAGGGCGCCGGATTCCTGCTGAATGACGAAATGGACGACTTCAGCGCCAAGCCGGGCGTAGCCAACGCCTTTGGCGTGGTGGGCAGCGACGCCAACGCCATCGCGCCCGGCAAGCGCATGCTATCGTCGATGAGCCCGACCATCATCACCCGCGACGGCGAGGTCAGCCTGGTGATCGGCACGCCGGGCGGCTCGCGCATATTCACCTCGATTTTCCAGGTGATAAACAACATCTACGATTACCATCTGCCCTTGAAGCAGGCGGTGGCGGCCCAGCGCGTGCATCATCAGCTGCTGCCGAAAGACACCCTCTTCTATGACGGCTTCGCCCCCCTGCGCGGCAAAGTGGCCGACCAGCTGAAAGCCATGGGCTATGTGCTGGAAGATCAGGGCTGGAATATGGGGGACATTCAGGTTATCCGCGTCGAGGGACGCACGCCGGAAACCGCCGCGGATCCGCGCGGCCGCGGCGTGGGGCTGGTGGTGCAGAAAGAACCGAAGTAACGCGTCAGACCGCGGCCCGGACGGCAACGCCGGGCCGCGCTGTTCGGCGGATTACTTGGGGCTCACCACCGCGTTGGCTAACTCGCCATACACCAGCTGCCCGCGGAACCCGCGCCGCACCTGCTGGAACAGCTCGCGGAACGCCGGATAGTCCTGCGGCTGGCACAGCGCATCCTTGCCGCGAACGGCGTTCATTTGCAGCCGGTGGTTGACGATCACCTGTTGGCCGTCGCGCCGCCATTCCACCCGATAATCGCCCGCTGCATTGCGGAACCGCTGGCCTTTGGGCATGGCGATAATCGGCACGTCGGCCGGCAGCTGCAGGCGGTAGGTTTCATCATAGCGTTGCGCATCGCAATAGAACGGCGTTTCGTTACTCGGCGCGGCGGTCGAGGTATAAAGCGTGCGGAAAGACTTGCCGCCGGGCGGATTGGGCACCCGCATGCCGCCCACCACGCCAAAATCGACATAGTCGTCGGCCTTGAAGCGGAAGCTGAAGCCAAACGGCTTGTCAAGATCCAGCGGATCGCCGTGCATCGCCACCTGCCCGCGGCCGTCGATGCCGGAGGACGTCATAATGGACTCCTCGGCCCGCGCGCGGTTTTGCTGGTTGAGCTGCGAGAAATAACCGCGCAGATCGATCTCCTCCACCTCGCTCAGCCGGCGTTCGGTTTGACCGCGCATATTGCCGGCCTTATCGAACACGAAATCAACGCTGAGGGCGTTTCGATTGCGCAGCTCGTCGTTGCTTGGGGTGCGCGCCAGCCGGGCTTCGCGCGTCAGCAGCACCGGCGCGCCCAGATCGCCCGCCGGCAACTGGCCGAAGCGCGCCCAGGGGTTGGTCGAGTCCAGATACAGCTTGAATTCCGGCAGATAGGTAATGGCATGGTTAAAGCGCCCCAGCAGTGGCACCTTCGGCAAGATCGGGCCTTCGTCCATGCCGATCAACACCGGTGAACTTTCGATCCCCTTGGCGGCCAACAGCGCTTCCAGCAGCACCACATGGTCCTTGCAGTCGCCGTAATGGTTGTCGAGAATGCTTTGCGCCGAATTCGGTTCCAGCCCGCCGTTGCCCAGATACACCGCCACATAACGAATATTTTGCGCCACCCAACGATAAATCGCCGCCGCCTGCTCGCGACGGTCGGTCACGCCGGCGGTGATCCGATCCGCCAGCGCCTGCACGCCCGGCGTCACCTTCGCCGCCTGGCTGGCCTTCAACTGATAGGCCTTGGCTAACTGCGGCCATTCGCGGTAGGTGCTGGCCATGATGGTTGGGCTGAAGGTCCAGCTGCCCGCCGCCCAATTCTGCGCTTTCATCGGCACGCTGCGCTGATACTGCCAGCGCCAGTGCGCCTGCCCGTCGCGGATCTGCGGTTGGTCGCCGCCCTTCACCCCGCGGGTGAAAATATTCATCGGCAGCTTGGCCGGCGCCTGCAGGCTGACTTCGGCGTCTTCAAACTGATCGAATACGCTGAAGGTTTCCCACAGGCCGAAGTAGCCGGGGAAATACGGTACCTTTTGCGTTTGGCGCACCTGATAGACGATGCGCGCGCCCGGCGCCAGGTTGGAAAACACGATGACCCGCACCTTGCGATCGGCGTACAGCGGCGCCGAGGCGCTGGAGTAGCTCTCCTGGGTGTAGATGCGATCCGGCGCAACGTCGTGGCGCTGGCCGTCGGCGGTGAGCGTATAGGCCGACACCACCTCCAGCGTTTCCATTTTTTCGCTGTAACCCAGGCGGATCTGGCCGAACTTTTCGATCGCCGCCTTGGTCTTCAGCAGGATTTCATAGCTTTCGGTCTTCACGCTGTGCGCGTTGGCCAGCACCTGATAATCGGCGCGGTAACGCAGGTAGCTGAAGTCGTTGCTGGCCGCGTCTTGCTGCGCGCCGCGATCGGCGGGTATGGCGACCTCGGTGGCCAGCAGCGTGGCGGGTTGCGCCGCCGTCAGGCCGGCGAGCAGCAGTAGAGGGGGGATGGCGATTTTCATCTTCAATCCTTGAAGGTCGTTAAAGCGGGACGGCGAGCCCCCTTGAGGCCGCCGCCAAACAGGCAGGCACACTAATATAACTGAGAATCATTTTCAATAAACGCATGGTCAACGCCGGTGATTCATCAAATCAATATCGAGCTCACCCTTGCTCAATCAGCATCACGGCGGTGGTGTCCGCCTCCAGCGCCTCAAAAATGTGCTCGCAGTCAGCCGAATAACTGATGTAATCGCCCGCTGCCAGCTCGAAGACCCGATCGGCCGGACCCAGCCGCGCCCTGCCGCTGCAGAGGATCACATGCTCTATCGTGCCCGGCATATGCGAGCGCGAAAGGTGCGGCTCGCCCGGCTGTACCCGCAGCCGGTAAATATCGCGCTGGGCTCCCGGCGGGCAGGTCGCCAGCAAGGTGGCGGCGTAATCGGCCCGTTCGGACACCGCAGCGACCCCTTCATCGGCGCGGATCACCTGCACATGCTGACGCGGCTGCGCAATCAACCGGCTGACCGGCACGTCCAGCGCCATCGCCAACGCCCACAGGGTTTCCAGGCCGGGATTGCCGCTGCCGGTTTCCAGCTGTGAAAGTGTCGACTTGGCG
Proteins encoded in this region:
- a CDS encoding type II asparaginase is translated as MLHHIRTAFIIVILGIVGAANAAGERPHIVILATGGTIAGSAASNTQTTGYQAGALGVDTLIAAVPEMQKIARVDGEQIANIGSENMTSEILLTLSKRVNALLARDDVDGVVITHGTDTLDESPYFLNLTVKSDKPVVFTAAMRPATAISADGPMNLLDAVTVAADKRAAGRGVMVVLNDRIGSARFTSKTNATTLDTFKAPEEGYLGAIVGGKPYFETRVDKIHTQRSVFDVRNLSALPKVDIIYGYQDDPEYMYDAAIAHKVDGIVYAGTGAGSVSVRSSAGIKKAEKAGVTVVRASRTGGGIVPEDAGQPGLVSDSLNPAKARILLMLALTKTHNPQVIQDYFHAY
- the ggt gene encoding gamma-glutamyltransferase, whose protein sequence is MSVGLLKTIALSVALACAVPAACAADLTAGAVAAPDEYAAKVAAQTLQAGGNAVDAAVAVAFTLAVTYPEAGNIGGGGFMTLYVDGKPYFLDYREVAPKAAGKTMYLNEKGEVIENLSLVGSRAAGVPGTVLGLWEAHRRFGKLPWPELLTPAIGYARQGFKVADQQYQYREDANKLFAGKTNFGDYFGSMKPGSVFKQPELAKTLERIANKGAEDFYRGDTARLLVAQMQRDGGLITQQDLNDYRVKWRQPMQISWRGNTLYTAPLPSSGGIALAQLLGIKEDRAADFNGVELNSARYIHLLAEIEKRVFADRADYLGDPDFAKVPEAQLIAPDYLKKRAAEINPTAISPTEKVRPGLETHQTTHFSIVDAAGNAVSNTYTLNWDFGSGVVVKGAGFLLNDEMDDFSAKPGVANAFGVVGSDANAIAPGKRMLSSMSPTIITRDGEVSLVIGTPGGSRIFTSIFQVINNIYDYHLPLKQAVAAQRVHHQLLPKDTLFYDGFAPLRGKVADQLKAMGYVLEDQGWNMGDIQVIRVEGRTPETAADPRGRGVGLVVQKEPK
- a CDS encoding DUF3857 domain-containing protein, giving the protein MKIAIPPLLLLAGLTAAQPATLLATEVAIPADRGAQQDAASNDFSYLRYRADYQVLANAHSVKTESYEILLKTKAAIEKFGQIRLGYSEKMETLEVVSAYTLTADGQRHDVAPDRIYTQESYSSASAPLYADRKVRVIVFSNLAPGARIVYQVRQTQKVPYFPGYFGLWETFSVFDQFEDAEVSLQAPAKLPMNIFTRGVKGGDQPQIRDGQAHWRWQYQRSVPMKAQNWAAGSWTFSPTIMASTYREWPQLAKAYQLKASQAAKVTPGVQALADRITAGVTDRREQAAAIYRWVAQNIRYVAVYLGNGGLEPNSAQSILDNHYGDCKDHVVLLEALLAAKGIESSPVLIGMDEGPILPKVPLLGRFNHAITYLPEFKLYLDSTNPWARFGQLPAGDLGAPVLLTREARLARTPSNDELRNRNALSVDFVFDKAGNMRGQTERRLSEVEEIDLRGYFSQLNQQNRARAEESIMTSSGIDGRGQVAMHGDPLDLDKPFGFSFRFKADDYVDFGVVGGMRVPNPPGGKSFRTLYTSTAAPSNETPFYCDAQRYDETYRLQLPADVPIIAMPKGQRFRNAAGDYRVEWRRDGQQVIVNHRLQMNAVRGKDALCQPQDYPAFRELFQQVRRGFRGQLVYGELANAVVSPK
- a CDS encoding helix-turn-helix domain-containing protein, whose translation is MSNDLSHNQTPIGLLSSAIRRERERLNLSLTELAKRAGIAKSTLSQLETGSGNPGLETLWALAMALDVPVSRLIAQPRQHVQVIRADEGVAAVSERADYAATLLATCPPGAQRDIYRLRVQPGEPHLSRSHMPGTIEHVILCSGRARLGPADRVFELAAGDYISYSADCEHIFEALEADTTAVMLIEQG